A region from the Cellvibrio sp. PSBB006 genome encodes:
- a CDS encoding transglutaminase family protein, translating to MKFIVRHVTKYSYEQPVSSCHNIAYMVPRNTASQQLDTIAIAISPTASVSNTRTDYFGNQLYQFSIEQDHSELEVEVTSHIRVDEMPINRNLDFGNTCAYSKQRLHQSADPECLTAREFLLDSPMIQQHADLAHYAAAFFPDDRPFLSAVMELTEKIYTDFTYDPGFSDVATPLSDVLKHKRGVCQDFAHFAIGCLRSLGYPARYVSGYLETLPPPGQEKLVGADATHAWFGVFSPGEGWFEFDPTNNKMASEQHITTAWGRDYSDVTPLKGVIFGGGKQHTLSVSVDVQRLAD from the coding sequence GTGAAATTTATCGTTCGCCATGTGACCAAATATTCCTACGAGCAACCGGTCAGCAGTTGTCACAATATTGCGTACATGGTGCCGCGCAATACCGCGAGCCAACAACTGGATACCATCGCGATTGCCATATCGCCCACCGCTTCGGTGAGCAATACACGCACCGATTATTTCGGCAATCAACTCTATCAATTTTCCATTGAGCAGGATCATTCGGAGCTGGAAGTGGAAGTCACCAGCCACATTCGTGTGGATGAAATGCCGATTAACCGCAACCTCGACTTCGGCAATACCTGCGCTTACAGCAAACAACGTTTGCATCAAAGTGCTGACCCGGAATGCCTCACGGCGCGCGAGTTTTTGCTGGACTCACCGATGATTCAGCAACACGCCGACCTGGCCCACTATGCCGCCGCGTTTTTTCCTGACGACCGCCCTTTTTTATCTGCGGTAATGGAATTGACGGAAAAGATTTACACCGATTTTACTTACGATCCTGGCTTCTCCGATGTCGCCACACCGCTGAGCGATGTACTGAAACATAAACGCGGTGTCTGCCAGGACTTCGCGCACTTTGCCATCGGTTGCCTGCGCTCGTTGGGCTACCCTGCACGTTACGTCAGCGGCTATCTCGAAACCCTCCCACCACCAGGGCAGGAAAAGCTCGTGGGCGCTGATGCGACCCACGCCTGGTTTGGCGTTTTTTCGCCCGGTGAGGGCTGGTTTGAGTTCGACCCCACCAATAACAAGATGGCGAGTGAGCAACACATCACTACCGCCTGGGGCCGCGACTATTCCGATGTGACGCCGCTCAAAGGCGTTATCTTCGGCGGCGGTAAACAACATACCCTCTCCGTCTCTGTCGACGTTCAACGCCTCGCCGATTAG
- a CDS encoding HIT domain-containing protein: MFELHPRLAQDSVIIGRFTLSLLLLSKDANYPWCILVPEREDVYEIHHLSEEDQLQLIRESCRLSEVMTSLFDAHKMNVAALGNVVRQLHVHHIARFSDDPAWPQPIWGKANILDYTPEQLQDRIKRIQNALVGEGFEIIRPSM, from the coding sequence ATGTTTGAACTTCACCCCAGACTCGCGCAGGATTCTGTCATCATCGGGCGCTTTACGTTATCTCTGTTATTACTGAGCAAAGATGCCAACTATCCCTGGTGCATCCTCGTCCCCGAACGGGAGGATGTATACGAAATCCACCATCTCAGCGAAGAAGACCAACTGCAACTGATACGCGAATCCTGCCGCTTGTCAGAAGTCATGACCAGTCTCTTCGATGCCCATAAAATGAACGTAGCGGCCTTAGGCAATGTAGTGCGCCAACTGCACGTTCATCACATCGCCCGTTTCTCCGACGATCCTGCCTGGCCACAGCCGATCTGGGGTAAGGCCAATATATTGGATTACACCCCTGAACAACTGCAAGATCGCATCAAACGTATACAAAATGCGTTAGTGGGCGAAGGCTTTGAGATTATCCGCCCCTCTATGTGA
- a CDS encoding proline--tRNA ligase: MRATRFLIATLKETPADAEVISHQLMLRAGMIRKLASGLYTWLPLGLRVLRKVERIIREEMDKSGAQEVLMPVVQPSELWIESGRWEQYGPELLRINDRHDRAFCLGPTHEEVITDLIRNELNSYKQLPANFYQIQTKFRDEIRPRFGVMRSREFIMKDAYSFHATQESLQDTYDVMHRTYCNIFSRIGLQFRPVLADTGSIGGAFSHEFHVLAASGEDAIAFSSGSDYAANIEKAEALPPASARPAPSQLLHEVATLQQHTIDEVSAFLKVSPSQVVKTLIVLGEAEAGKEQPLVALVLRGDHELNDIKAEKLTGVAAPLTFAPEARIKAELGVGLGSIGPVGLQIPVIVDHAAAHLADFVCGANKDGFHLTGVNWERDLHVPMVADIRNVVAGDASPDGMGTLDIKRGIEVGHIFQLGTKYSEALKARVLDENGKEQTMIMGCYGIGVTRVVAAAIEQNFDENGIIWPDAIAPFHVALIPINISKSPAVAQKCEALYTELQAAGIDVLFMDDEKARLGVMLANTELMGIPHRIVVGDRGLESGTLEYKGRRDADKQEIPAGEVVSFLTNKIKQD, encoded by the coding sequence ATGCGCGCTACCCGTTTTTTAATTGCCACGCTCAAAGAAACGCCCGCCGATGCAGAAGTGATCAGCCATCAATTGATGCTGCGCGCAGGCATGATTCGTAAACTTGCCTCCGGACTCTACACCTGGTTGCCCTTGGGCTTGCGCGTGCTGCGCAAGGTAGAGCGCATCATTCGCGAGGAGATGGACAAGTCCGGCGCGCAGGAGGTGCTGATGCCAGTGGTTCAGCCCAGCGAGCTGTGGATTGAATCAGGCCGTTGGGAGCAATATGGTCCTGAGCTGTTGCGGATTAATGATCGCCACGACCGCGCCTTCTGCCTCGGCCCAACACACGAAGAAGTCATCACCGATTTGATTCGCAACGAGCTGAACAGCTATAAGCAGTTACCGGCGAATTTTTATCAGATACAGACCAAATTCCGCGATGAAATCCGGCCCCGTTTCGGTGTGATGCGTTCGCGTGAATTTATTATGAAGGACGCTTATTCTTTCCATGCGACCCAGGAATCCTTGCAGGATACTTACGATGTGATGCATCGCACTTACTGCAATATCTTCAGCCGCATCGGATTACAATTTCGGCCAGTACTCGCCGATACCGGTTCGATTGGTGGCGCTTTCTCCCACGAATTCCACGTACTCGCCGCCAGCGGTGAAGATGCAATCGCGTTTAGCAGCGGCAGCGATTACGCCGCGAATATTGAAAAAGCCGAGGCGTTGCCACCGGCATCTGCACGGCCAGCACCCAGCCAGTTATTGCATGAAGTCGCTACACTTCAACAACATACTATCGATGAAGTCAGCGCTTTCCTCAAAGTCTCCCCGTCACAGGTTGTCAAAACCCTGATCGTATTGGGCGAAGCAGAAGCCGGTAAAGAGCAACCCCTGGTCGCGCTGGTATTGCGTGGTGATCATGAGCTCAACGATATCAAGGCTGAAAAATTAACTGGCGTCGCGGCACCGCTCACCTTTGCGCCGGAAGCGCGTATCAAGGCAGAGCTTGGAGTTGGTTTAGGCTCGATCGGCCCGGTGGGTTTGCAAATTCCGGTCATTGTGGACCACGCCGCCGCGCATCTGGCTGATTTCGTATGCGGTGCCAATAAAGATGGTTTCCATTTAACCGGGGTGAATTGGGAGCGCGATCTTCACGTGCCCATGGTGGCAGATATTCGCAATGTGGTGGCCGGTGACGCCAGCCCGGACGGTATGGGTACGCTGGATATCAAACGCGGTATTGAGGTGGGCCATATCTTCCAACTCGGCACCAAATATTCTGAAGCGCTCAAAGCGCGCGTGTTGGATGAAAACGGTAAAGAACAAACCATGATCATGGGTTGTTACGGTATCGGTGTGACGCGTGTCGTCGCCGCGGCTATTGAACAGAATTTTGATGAGAACGGCATTATCTGGCCCGATGCTATCGCGCCTTTCCATGTGGCGCTGATTCCCATCAACATCAGCAAGTCACCGGCGGTCGCGCAAAAATGCGAAGCACTGTATACAGAATTACAAGCTGCCGGCATTGACGTTTTGTTTATGGATGATGAAAAAGCGCGCCTGGGTGTGATGCTGGCCAATACCGAATTAATGGGTATTCCGCACCGCATCGTAGTGGGAGATCGCGGCCTGGAAAGTGGCACCCTGGAGTACAAAGGTCGTCGCGATGCAGATAAACAGGAAATACCCGCCGGTGAAGTCGTAAGCTTCCTGACGAATAAAATCAAGCAGGATTAA
- a CDS encoding cupin domain-containing protein, with the protein MTQPLTHLGDMPIDIFLRDYWQKKPLLIRNALPDFVSPLDGDELAGLALEEEVESRLVVEHGKTPWELRHGPFDEKTFAILPESHWTLLVQAVDQWVPEVHELLQHFRFIPNWRLDDIMISYAPDQGSVGPHFDYYDVFLLQGAGKRHWRIGQMCDVTSERVAGTPLNILKHFDVADEWILEPGDMLYIPPGVAHWGIADGECITYSIGFRAPSQADIVCELTQDIASRLTNDQRFRDPDLKAQNNPGEISHAAVENLKDILLAQLTDENLAHWFGKHMTERKYVEETDSEETVDNDDWRAAMREEELLLWRHPAARFAYHVLADKTLLFVDGQSFRCSRELAETLCQITEIDWPTLEPLLDDPLNLPVMTALINQESLLLDE; encoded by the coding sequence ATGACTCAACCGCTGACCCACCTGGGCGATATGCCTATTGATATTTTTTTGCGCGACTACTGGCAGAAAAAACCCTTGCTGATTCGCAATGCTCTGCCGGATTTTGTATCGCCCCTGGATGGCGACGAGTTGGCCGGCCTGGCCCTGGAAGAAGAGGTGGAATCGCGCCTGGTTGTGGAACATGGCAAGACGCCCTGGGAGTTACGTCATGGTCCTTTCGATGAAAAAACTTTTGCCATATTGCCCGAATCCCACTGGACACTGCTGGTGCAAGCAGTTGATCAATGGGTTCCGGAAGTTCATGAACTTCTGCAGCATTTTCGCTTTATCCCTAACTGGCGCCTCGATGACATCATGATCAGCTATGCGCCGGATCAGGGGAGTGTCGGCCCCCACTTTGATTATTACGATGTGTTTTTATTGCAGGGCGCGGGCAAACGTCATTGGCGTATCGGTCAAATGTGTGATGTTACTTCAGAGCGCGTAGCGGGTACGCCGCTGAATATTCTTAAACACTTTGATGTCGCTGACGAATGGATACTGGAACCGGGTGACATGCTGTACATTCCGCCGGGCGTCGCGCACTGGGGTATTGCCGACGGAGAATGTATCACCTACTCCATCGGCTTTCGCGCGCCCAGCCAGGCCGATATTGTCTGCGAACTGACACAGGATATCGCCAGCCGGTTAACCAACGATCAGCGCTTTCGTGATCCCGATTTAAAAGCCCAGAATAACCCCGGCGAAATCAGTCACGCTGCAGTGGAAAACCTCAAAGACATTCTGCTCGCCCAACTGACCGACGAGAACCTGGCTCATTGGTTTGGCAAGCACATGACCGAACGAAAATATGTTGAAGAAACAGACAGTGAAGAAACGGTCGACAACGACGATTGGCGGGCGGCCATGCGCGAAGAGGAACTCCTGCTCTGGCGTCATCCTGCCGCGCGGTTTGCTTACCATGTCCTGGCGGATAAAACGCTGTTATTTGTGGATGGGCAATCTTTTAGGTGTTCACGGGAGCTGGCCGAAACGCTGTGTCAGATAACAGAAATTGATTGGCCCACCCTGGAACCTTTGCTGGACGACCCACTCAATCTTCCCGTTATGACCGCGTTGATTAACCAGGAAAGCCTGTTACTCGATGAATAA
- a CDS encoding efflux RND transporter permease subunit yields the protein MLLSDVSIKRPVFASVISILLIAFGLVAFERLTLREYPDIDPPVVSIRTDYPGAAASIVETRITKVIEDRISGVEGIRYIESSSENGRSNIVVQFDVGQDMDAAANDIRDRVSRVLGNLPIEAEPPEVEKVSSDEDVILWFNFTSDNMTTPELSDYAQRYLVDRFSVVDGVARVRIGGEKRYAMRIWLDRRELAARHLTVNDVEDALRAENVELPAGSIESEERQFTVRMARNYLTAEDFSQLVLQRGEDGYLIRLGDVARVEKGTEEDRNMFRGNGVNQVGIGISKQSTANTIDVARGVKAERDRIVANLPDGMGIEDSYDSSIFVERAIEEVYLTLGIAIFLVVLVIYLFLGSVRAMLVPAVAVPVSIIATFTVLAVLGFSVNMLTLLALVLAIGLVVDDAIVVLENIVRHMEEKNKPPLLAAFDGTREVGFAVIATTLVLIAIFVPIVFLKGDIGRLFSEFAITMAASVAFSSLIALTLSPMLASQFLKRNDHKNKLVDKINEWTMCLRHYYTRSINACLNRSKLVVVIFAGLLFATFMLSRLIPSEYAPREDRGTFFVMVNGPEGASFSYMEEYMNEIEKRMMVYVDTNEISRLMVRSPRSFGTAENFNSGIIIAVMNDWSLRRSAFVVMDEIRAKLSDLPGVTAAPVMRQGFGSQTQKPVQFVIGGGSYNELAEWRDIMLEKIEASNPGLESIDWDYKETKPQVEVIIDTNRAADLGVSVNNIGRTLETMLGSRRVTTYIDDGEEYDLILQGERDEQRTTTSLQNMYVRSEHSGELIPLANLVQLREMADASRLNRYNRVRSLTIEANLSEELALGEALDYLNGLVREHLPDSAVVDYKGLSRDFQTAGSSVMFIFLLGILITFLVLAAQFESYIHPFVIMLTVPLAILGGMLGLYITGNSFNLYSQIGLIMLIGLAAKNGILIVEFVNQLRDRGVEFHQALLEASSARLRPILMTSLTAVAGAVPLVISSGAGSETRFVIGIVVIFGVLLATFLTLFVVPVAYSLLARKTGSPGDVSRKLDQAHRDYYNDDKSKSD from the coding sequence ATGCTACTCTCCGATGTCTCGATCAAACGCCCGGTTTTTGCTTCCGTTATTTCCATTCTTCTCATCGCCTTTGGTTTGGTGGCTTTCGAGCGCCTGACACTACGCGAATACCCTGATATCGATCCGCCAGTGGTGTCGATTCGCACGGATTATCCCGGGGCTGCAGCCAGCATTGTTGAAACACGTATCACCAAAGTTATTGAAGATCGCATCTCCGGCGTGGAGGGCATTCGTTACATTGAATCCAGCAGTGAAAATGGTCGCTCCAACATCGTGGTGCAGTTCGATGTCGGGCAGGATATGGACGCGGCGGCAAACGATATTCGTGACCGTGTATCCCGTGTGTTGGGTAATTTACCCATCGAAGCTGAACCACCGGAAGTTGAAAAGGTGAGTTCAGATGAAGACGTCATCCTGTGGTTTAACTTTACCAGTGACAATATGACCACGCCGGAACTCTCTGATTATGCACAGCGATATCTGGTAGACCGTTTCTCTGTGGTGGATGGTGTGGCGCGCGTGAGGATTGGTGGTGAAAAACGTTACGCCATGCGTATCTGGCTGGATCGTCGTGAACTGGCGGCGCGCCACCTGACCGTTAATGATGTTGAAGATGCCTTGCGCGCAGAAAATGTTGAGCTGCCGGCGGGCAGTATCGAATCTGAGGAGCGACAGTTTACGGTGCGCATGGCCCGCAATTATCTCACCGCTGAGGATTTTTCCCAGTTGGTGTTGCAGCGCGGTGAAGATGGTTACCTGATTCGTCTGGGTGATGTAGCGCGGGTTGAAAAAGGAACGGAAGAAGACCGCAATATGTTTCGCGGTAATGGCGTCAATCAAGTCGGGATTGGTATCAGTAAACAATCCACTGCCAACACCATTGATGTAGCGCGCGGTGTAAAAGCAGAGCGTGATCGCATCGTCGCTAACTTGCCGGATGGCATGGGCATTGAAGACAGCTATGACAGTTCTATCTTTGTTGAACGCGCGATCGAAGAAGTGTATCTCACGCTGGGCATCGCCATTTTTCTGGTGGTATTGGTTATCTATCTGTTTCTCGGCAGTGTGCGTGCCATGCTTGTGCCGGCGGTGGCTGTACCGGTTTCTATCATTGCAACATTTACGGTGCTTGCTGTGCTGGGTTTCTCGGTCAACATGTTAACGCTGTTGGCACTGGTACTGGCTATCGGACTGGTGGTGGATGATGCAATTGTGGTGCTGGAAAATATTGTTCGCCATATGGAAGAAAAAAATAAACCGCCGTTACTGGCGGCGTTCGACGGTACGCGCGAAGTGGGCTTTGCCGTTATTGCAACCACCCTGGTGTTGATTGCGATCTTTGTGCCGATTGTTTTCCTGAAGGGTGATATCGGCCGCCTGTTTTCCGAATTTGCGATAACCATGGCGGCCTCTGTGGCATTTTCATCGCTCATCGCCTTGACGCTTTCGCCCATGCTGGCGTCCCAGTTTCTTAAACGTAACGACCATAAAAATAAACTGGTCGATAAAATCAACGAATGGACCATGTGCCTGCGTCACTACTACACGCGTTCGATCAACGCCTGCCTGAATCGCAGCAAGCTCGTGGTAGTGATTTTTGCTGGATTATTATTTGCGACTTTTATGCTATCGCGCTTAATTCCTTCCGAATACGCGCCTCGTGAAGACCGGGGTACATTTTTTGTCATGGTCAACGGACCGGAAGGTGCTAGCTTTTCCTACATGGAAGAGTACATGAACGAAATTGAAAAACGCATGATGGTGTATGTGGATACCAATGAAATAAGTCGTTTGATGGTGCGCTCGCCGCGCTCCTTTGGCACGGCAGAAAATTTTAACAGCGGGATTATCATTGCTGTGATGAACGATTGGAGTCTGCGACGCAGCGCATTTGTGGTGATGGATGAAATCCGCGCGAAGCTCAGCGATTTACCCGGCGTGACAGCGGCGCCGGTAATGCGTCAGGGGTTCGGTTCGCAGACACAAAAACCGGTGCAATTTGTTATCGGTGGTGGCTCTTATAATGAGTTGGCCGAGTGGCGCGATATCATGTTAGAAAAAATCGAAGCCAGTAACCCCGGCCTCGAAAGCATCGACTGGGATTACAAGGAAACCAAGCCGCAGGTCGAAGTCATTATCGACACCAACCGTGCAGCGGATTTAGGCGTGAGCGTCAACAACATCGGTCGGACACTGGAAACCATGTTGGGTTCGCGCCGGGTTACAACTTACATTGATGATGGTGAAGAATACGATTTGATCCTGCAAGGTGAACGCGATGAGCAGCGTACTACCACCAGCTTGCAAAACATGTACGTGCGCTCGGAGCACTCTGGTGAATTGATCCCCCTGGCAAATCTGGTGCAGTTGCGTGAGATGGCCGATGCCAGCCGCTTGAATCGCTACAATCGAGTCCGCTCGTTAACAATAGAGGCAAACCTTTCCGAAGAGCTGGCGCTGGGTGAAGCGCTGGACTACCTAAATGGTCTGGTGCGAGAACATTTGCCGGATTCTGCGGTTGTGGATTACAAAGGTTTATCGAGGGATTTTCAAACCGCCGGCAGTTCGGTCATGTTTATCTTTTTGCTCGGTATCCTGATTACGTTTCTGGTGTTGGCAGCACAATTCGAGAGTTATATTCACCCGTTTGTCATCATGCTGACGGTACCCCTGGCGATTCTCGGTGGTATGTTGGGGCTGTACATCACAGGCAACTCGTTTAATTTATATTCGCAAATCGGTTTGATCATGTTGATCGGGCTGGCAGCCAAGAACGGCATTTTGATTGTGGAATTTGTTAACCAGTTGCGTGATCGCGGTGTAGAATTTCATCAGGCGTTATTGGAGGCTTCTTCAGCGCGATTGCGTCCGATTTTAATGACCAGCTTAACGGCGGTGGCGGGAGCTGTGCCTTTGGTGATCTCCAGCGGCGCCGGTTCGGAAACCCGATTTGTTATTGGTATTGTGGTGATATTTGGCGTGTTGTTGGCCACGTTTCTGACATTATTTGTCGTGCCGGTGGCCTATAGTTTGTTGGCTCGTAAAACCGGTTCGCCCGGTGATGTCAGCCGCAAGCTCGACCAGGCTCATCGGGATTATTATAACGATGACAAATCAAAGTCCGATTAA
- a CDS encoding HU family DNA-binding protein, with protein MAAKKPAAKPAKAAAKPVAKKAPAKAPVKKVAAKAAPAVVKPIAERQNKTQMLTQIADATELSKKQVQSVLDELTNIIEGHVKKKGVGEFVLPGLLKITTVKKPATKARKGINPFTGEEVMFKAKPASTSVKVRPLKKLKEMAL; from the coding sequence ATGGCCGCTAAAAAACCAGCCGCAAAACCAGCCAAAGCCGCAGCCAAGCCTGTTGCTAAAAAAGCACCTGCTAAAGCGCCCGTCAAAAAAGTTGCTGCTAAAGCTGCTCCTGCTGTTGTTAAGCCCATTGCAGAGCGCCAGAACAAAACCCAGATGCTGACTCAAATTGCTGATGCAACTGAGCTGAGCAAAAAGCAAGTGCAGTCCGTATTGGACGAGCTGACCAATATCATTGAAGGTCACGTTAAGAAAAAAGGTGTGGGCGAATTCGTTCTGCCAGGTCTGCTGAAGATCACCACTGTGAAAAAGCCGGCGACCAAAGCGCGTAAGGGCATCAACCCTTTCACTGGCGAAGAAGTGATGTTCAAAGCCAAGCCAGCCAGCACTTCTGTTAAAGTGCGTCCGCTGAAAAAACTGAAAGAGATGGCGCTTTAA
- a CDS encoding LamG domain-containing protein — MRSTTIKTLLFCILLVGTGCANQPQQYLWRIDSLEQIAGLPVVTQGNPQLVDSVYGTAVMFDGDGDRLLVDDNPLDGASEFTVEIIFKPNDAYPENLEPRFFHIEAPENPNRRITIELRLNDQRQWYLDTYIKSEVSQYTLIDSSLVHPMEQWTHAAITYKDRQFTAFVNGKKELSAEVDYLPIAKTGKTSIGARMNEVHWFNGAILAARITHQVLLPEQFMQLDNFSAE, encoded by the coding sequence ATGAGATCAACCACGATAAAAACATTGCTATTTTGTATTTTGCTGGTAGGCACAGGTTGCGCCAACCAGCCGCAACAATATCTATGGCGTATTGATTCTCTTGAGCAGATTGCGGGCCTGCCGGTAGTAACACAAGGCAATCCGCAATTGGTGGACTCCGTCTACGGCACGGCCGTGATGTTTGATGGCGATGGTGATCGCTTGTTGGTGGATGATAATCCACTGGACGGTGCGAGCGAATTTACTGTGGAGATTATCTTTAAACCCAACGACGCCTATCCCGAAAACCTTGAGCCGCGTTTCTTTCATATTGAAGCACCGGAGAATCCCAACCGCCGCATTACTATAGAGTTGCGTTTGAATGATCAACGTCAGTGGTATCTGGACACTTATATTAAATCCGAGGTGTCGCAATACACGCTGATCGATTCGAGTCTGGTTCATCCTATGGAACAATGGACTCACGCGGCAATCACCTATAAGGATCGCCAATTCACAGCGTTTGTAAACGGAAAGAAAGAATTGTCGGCGGAGGTTGATTACCTGCCTATTGCCAAAACCGGTAAGACATCAATCGGTGCGCGGATGAACGAAGTGCATTGGTTTAACGGAGCGATATTGGCCGCGCGGATTACTCATCAGGTGTTATTGCCGGAGCAATTCATGCAGCTTGACAATTTTTCTGCGGAATAA
- a CDS encoding GNAT family N-acetyltransferase: MNKAACKHQQVFWSDAEAVLRHIRTRVFMDEQQVSAADEWDGQDETAIHFLTSLDNGQAIATARVLVEADAAGESLYHIGRVAVLRDYRREGVGRALMAYVIDWCLQQSSSARLYLHAQTSRTAFYQYLGFVPQGTEFMDAGIPHITMWYRPAQ; the protein is encoded by the coding sequence ATGAATAAAGCAGCTTGCAAACACCAGCAGGTTTTCTGGTCCGACGCGGAAGCGGTTTTGCGTCATATCCGCACGCGCGTATTCATGGACGAGCAACAGGTTTCCGCCGCAGATGAGTGGGATGGTCAGGATGAAACCGCCATTCATTTTCTGACATCACTGGATAACGGTCAGGCCATTGCAACAGCACGGGTGCTGGTTGAAGCCGATGCGGCAGGCGAATCGCTCTATCATATCGGCCGGGTTGCGGTGTTAAGGGATTATCGCCGAGAGGGTGTTGGCCGCGCATTGATGGCTTATGTTATTGATTGGTGTCTTCAACAATCATCTTCAGCGCGGTTGTACCTCCACGCACAAACCTCGCGCACCGCGTTTTATCAATATCTTGGTTTTGTGCCCCAGGGCACAGAGTTTATGGATGCCGGAATTCCCCATATCACCATGTGGTATCGTCCCGCCCAGTAG